Proteins encoded together in one Telopea speciosissima isolate NSW1024214 ecotype Mountain lineage chromosome 4, Tspe_v1, whole genome shotgun sequence window:
- the LOC122659915 gene encoding probable indole-3-pyruvate monooxygenase YUCCA10, whose amino-acid sequence MKETVAIVVGAGPAGISTSACLNLQSIPHILLEREDCYCPIWKKKAYDRLHLHLPKQYCELPHMSFPESYPKFVPRKQFVQYLDEYVSNFKVNPACNRIIELATYDEVEKKWCVKVRHTKTDEIEDFRAKFLIVATGENSEPFIPEMKGLESFKGEILHSTQYKSGSKYNNKNVLVVGCGDSGMEIACDLANFGAKTSVVIRSPLHVLTRWMVQFTLFLWKYLPLHWVDSLIVVLSMLWFGDMSKYGITRPNEGPYYMKDKYGKYPNIDAGAIKKIKAGEIQVLPGITSINGDEVSFTNGKSYHFDVILFATGFRRTTKKWLKGDDYLLGDDGIAKQSFPNHWKGKKGLYCAGLGRAGLRGAGMDAQSIANDIKTLK is encoded by the exons atgaaggaaacagTAGCAATAGTAGTAGGAGCTGGGCCTGCTGGTATATCAACTTCTGCTTGTTTAAACCTCCAATCAATCCCTCACATTCTTCTTGAAAGAGAAGATTGTTATTGTCCCATATGGAAGAAGAAAGCTTATGATCGTCTCCATCTTCACTTACCAAAGCAATATTGTGAGCTCCCTCACATGTCTTTCCCTGAATCTTACCCAAAATTTGTACCTAGAAAGCAATTTGTCCAATACTTGGATGAATATGTGAGTAACTTTAAGGTGAATCCGGCATGTAATCGAATCATCGAGTTGGCGACATACGATGAAGTTGAGAAGAAATGGTGTGTCAAGGTTAGGCACACCAAAACTGATGAGATAGAGGATTTTAGAGCTAAATTTCTTATAGTGGCTACTGGCGAAAACAGCGAACCGTTCATTCCGGAGATGAAAGGCCTTGAGAGCTTCAAAGGGGAGATTTTGCATTCTACTCAATATAAATCTGGGAGTAAGTATAACAACAAGAATGTTTTGGTTGTTGGATGTGGTGACTCTGGGATGGAAATTGCTTGTGATCTAGCAAACTTTGGTGCCAAGACTTCTGTCGTCATTCGTAGTCCG CTTCACGTTCTGACCCGATGGATGGTACAATTCACGTTGTTTCTGTGGAAGTATCTTCCCCTTCACTGGGTGGATTCATTGATCGTCGTGCTCAGCATGTTGTGGTTCGGTGATATGAGCAAGTACGGCATAACAAGGCCCAATGAAGGTCCTTACTATATGAAGGACAAATATGGAAAGTACCCAAACATCGATGCTGGTGCCATTAAGAAGATTAAGGCTGGCGAGATTCAG GTTTTACCAGGTATAACTAGCATCAATGGTGACGAGGTGTCCTTCACAAATGGAAAGTCTTATCATTTTGATGTGATTCTGTTTGCCACTGGCTTTCGTAGAACAACTAAGAAGTGGCTCAAG GGCGATGATTACCTTCTGGGAGATGATGGGATTGCAAAACAAAGTTTTCCTAACCATTGGAAGGGAAAGAAAGGTCTCTACTGTGCCGGATTGGGAAGGGCCGGTTTGCGAGGAGCTGGCATGGATGCCCAAAGCATAGCTAATGATATCAAGACACTCAAGTGA
- the LOC122657309 gene encoding G2/mitotic-specific cyclin S13-7-like isoform X3, translated as MASKPVVTQQVRGAAIAGGGGKQKIPLGIRNNRKALEDIGNLVTVPVIDGKPKQEFSRPLTRSFCAQLLANAQPDAAENIKKPAAKVVNGAVEKKGAVPAKPARKKVNTKPKPDIAREKIASQKTSRRKAQTLTAILTARSKAACGLVNKSSDPIINIDTADVDNHLAMVDYVEDLYKFYKLEENSSHIQDYMGMQPDINEKMRAIIVDWLIEVHCKFELRPETLYLTINTVDRFLSKKVIPRRELQLVGIGAMLIASKYEELWAPEVADFVSISDMAYTGEQILAMEKAILGKLEWNLTVPTPYVFLVRFIKAAMADQKEIQIENLAFFMAEIGLMNYVAIMYCPSMLAASAVYAARCTLNKSPFWNETLKFHSGFSETQLMDCAKLLAKFHSVALESKLKGAYKKYSNPDYGAVALLPPAKILLTG; from the exons ATGGCATCAAAACCAGTTGTTACACAGCAAGTTAGAG GTGCAGCAATTGCCGGGGGAGGAGGCAAACAGAAGATTCCTTTGGGCATAAGAAATAACCGGAAAGCACTTGAAGATATTGGGAATTTGGTTACTGTTCCAGTCATCGATGGGAAACCAAAGCAAGAGTTCTCCCGTCCCCTAACGAG GAGTTTTTGTGCACAATTGCTTGCAAATGCACAACCTGATGCAGCAGAGAATATTAAG AAACCAGCTGCAAAAGTTGTTAATGGAGCAGTGGAGAAGAAAGGAGCTGTGCCAGCAAAGCCAGCTCGGAAGAAGGTCAATACAAAGCCAAAGCCTGATATAGCAAGGGAG AAAATTGCAAGCCAGAAAACATCAAGGCGTAAAGCTCAGACCCTCACAGCAATCCTAACAGCTCGAAGCaag GCTGCTTGTGGTCTAGTCAATAAATCGAGTGATCCCATTATCAACATTGACACAGCAGATGTAGACAATCATCTAGCAATGGTTGACTATGTGGAAGATCTATACAAGTTTTACAAGCTTGAGGAG AATTCAAGTCACATTCAAGATTACATGGGCATGCAACCTGATATTAATGAGAAAATGAGAGCCATTATTGTGGACTGGTTGATAGAAGTTCACTGCAAATTTGAACTTAGACCAGAAACTCTTTATCTCACTATCAATACAGTTGATCGATTTCTTTCCAAGAAAGTAATCCCAAGGAGGGAACTGCAGTTAGTTGGAATAGGTGCCATGCTTATAGCCAGCAAATACGAGGAACTATGGGCTCCAGAG GTAGCCGACTTTGTCAGCATTTCAGACATGGCATACACTGGAGAACAGATTTTGGCCATGGAGAAGGCAATCTTAGGAAAGCTAGAATGGAACTTAACAGTGCCTACACCATATGTGTTTCTTGTTCGTTTTATTAAGGCTGCTATGGCTGATCAAAAGGAG aTTCAGATAGAGAATTTGGCCTTCTTTATGGCAGAGATAGGTCTGATGAATTATGTAGCAATAATGTATTGTCCATCCATGCTGGCTGCTTCAGCAGTTTATGCTGCAAGATGCACCCTGAACAAAAGCCCCTTTTGGAATGAAACTCTCAAATTCCACTCTGGATTCTCTGAAACACAATTGAT GGATTGTGCTAAGCTCTTGGCAAAATTCCACTCAGTCGCCCTAGAAAGCAAGTTAAAGGGAGCTTACAAGAAATATTCAAATCCTGATTATGGTGCTGTTGCTTTACTTCCTCCAGCCAAAATCCTTTTGACTGGATGA
- the LOC122657309 gene encoding G2/mitotic-specific cyclin S13-7-like isoform X4 — protein sequence MASKPVVTQQVRGAAIAGGGGKQKIPLGIRNNRKALEDIGNLVTVPVIDGKPKQEFSRPLTRSFCAQLLANAQPDAAENIKKPAAKVVNGAVEKKGAVPAKPARKKVNTKPKPDIAREAACGLVNKSSDPIINIDTADVDNHLAMVDYVEDLYKFYKLEENSSHIQDYMGMQPDINEKMRAIIVDWLIEVHCKFELRPETLYLTINTVDRFLSKKVIPRRELQLVGIGAMLIASKYEELWAPEVADFVSISDMAYTGEQILAMEKAILGKLEWNLTVPTPYVFLVRFIKAAMADQKEIQIENLAFFMAEIGLMNYVAIMYCPSMLAASAVYAARCTLNKSPFWNETLKFHSGFSETQLMDCAKLLAKFHSVALESKLKGAYKKYSNPDYGAVALLPPAKILLTG from the exons ATGGCATCAAAACCAGTTGTTACACAGCAAGTTAGAG GTGCAGCAATTGCCGGGGGAGGAGGCAAACAGAAGATTCCTTTGGGCATAAGAAATAACCGGAAAGCACTTGAAGATATTGGGAATTTGGTTACTGTTCCAGTCATCGATGGGAAACCAAAGCAAGAGTTCTCCCGTCCCCTAACGAG GAGTTTTTGTGCACAATTGCTTGCAAATGCACAACCTGATGCAGCAGAGAATATTAAG AAACCAGCTGCAAAAGTTGTTAATGGAGCAGTGGAGAAGAAAGGAGCTGTGCCAGCAAAGCCAGCTCGGAAGAAGGTCAATACAAAGCCAAAGCCTGATATAGCAAGGGAG GCTGCTTGTGGTCTAGTCAATAAATCGAGTGATCCCATTATCAACATTGACACAGCAGATGTAGACAATCATCTAGCAATGGTTGACTATGTGGAAGATCTATACAAGTTTTACAAGCTTGAGGAG AATTCAAGTCACATTCAAGATTACATGGGCATGCAACCTGATATTAATGAGAAAATGAGAGCCATTATTGTGGACTGGTTGATAGAAGTTCACTGCAAATTTGAACTTAGACCAGAAACTCTTTATCTCACTATCAATACAGTTGATCGATTTCTTTCCAAGAAAGTAATCCCAAGGAGGGAACTGCAGTTAGTTGGAATAGGTGCCATGCTTATAGCCAGCAAATACGAGGAACTATGGGCTCCAGAG GTAGCCGACTTTGTCAGCATTTCAGACATGGCATACACTGGAGAACAGATTTTGGCCATGGAGAAGGCAATCTTAGGAAAGCTAGAATGGAACTTAACAGTGCCTACACCATATGTGTTTCTTGTTCGTTTTATTAAGGCTGCTATGGCTGATCAAAAGGAG aTTCAGATAGAGAATTTGGCCTTCTTTATGGCAGAGATAGGTCTGATGAATTATGTAGCAATAATGTATTGTCCATCCATGCTGGCTGCTTCAGCAGTTTATGCTGCAAGATGCACCCTGAACAAAAGCCCCTTTTGGAATGAAACTCTCAAATTCCACTCTGGATTCTCTGAAACACAATTGAT GGATTGTGCTAAGCTCTTGGCAAAATTCCACTCAGTCGCCCTAGAAAGCAAGTTAAAGGGAGCTTACAAGAAATATTCAAATCCTGATTATGGTGCTGTTGCTTTACTTCCTCCAGCCAAAATCCTTTTGACTGGATGA
- the LOC122657309 gene encoding G2/mitotic-specific cyclin-1-like isoform X6 → MASKPVVTQQVRGAAIAGGGGKQKIPLGIRNNRKALEDIGNLVTVPVIDGKPKQEFSRPLTRSFCAQLLANAQPDAAENIKKPAAKVVNGAVEKKGAVPAKPARKKVNTKPKPDIAREVSPEHKEDTRKEKIASQKTSRRKAQTLTAILTARSKAACGLVNKSSDPIINIDTADVDNHLAMVDYVEDLYKFYKLEENSSHIQDYMGMQPDINEKMRAIIVDWLIEVHCKFELRPETLYLTINTVDRFLSKKVIPRRELQLVGIGAMLIASKYEELWAPEVADFVSISDMAYTGEQILAMEKAILGKLEWNLTVPTPYVFLVRFIKAAMADQKEGLC, encoded by the exons ATGGCATCAAAACCAGTTGTTACACAGCAAGTTAGAG GTGCAGCAATTGCCGGGGGAGGAGGCAAACAGAAGATTCCTTTGGGCATAAGAAATAACCGGAAAGCACTTGAAGATATTGGGAATTTGGTTACTGTTCCAGTCATCGATGGGAAACCAAAGCAAGAGTTCTCCCGTCCCCTAACGAG GAGTTTTTGTGCACAATTGCTTGCAAATGCACAACCTGATGCAGCAGAGAATATTAAG AAACCAGCTGCAAAAGTTGTTAATGGAGCAGTGGAGAAGAAAGGAGCTGTGCCAGCAAAGCCAGCTCGGAAGAAGGTCAATACAAAGCCAAAGCCTGATATAGCAAGGGAGGTAAGCCCAGAGCACAAAGAAGATACAAGAAAGGAGAAAATTGCAAGCCAGAAAACATCAAGGCGTAAAGCTCAGACCCTCACAGCAATCCTAACAGCTCGAAGCaag GCTGCTTGTGGTCTAGTCAATAAATCGAGTGATCCCATTATCAACATTGACACAGCAGATGTAGACAATCATCTAGCAATGGTTGACTATGTGGAAGATCTATACAAGTTTTACAAGCTTGAGGAG AATTCAAGTCACATTCAAGATTACATGGGCATGCAACCTGATATTAATGAGAAAATGAGAGCCATTATTGTGGACTGGTTGATAGAAGTTCACTGCAAATTTGAACTTAGACCAGAAACTCTTTATCTCACTATCAATACAGTTGATCGATTTCTTTCCAAGAAAGTAATCCCAAGGAGGGAACTGCAGTTAGTTGGAATAGGTGCCATGCTTATAGCCAGCAAATACGAGGAACTATGGGCTCCAGAG GTAGCCGACTTTGTCAGCATTTCAGACATGGCATACACTGGAGAACAGATTTTGGCCATGGAGAAGGCAATCTTAGGAAAGCTAGAATGGAACTTAACAGTGCCTACACCATATGTGTTTCTTGTTCGTTTTATTAAGGCTGCTATGGCTGATCAAAAGGAG GGATTGTGCTAA
- the LOC122657309 gene encoding G2/mitotic-specific cyclin S13-7-like isoform X1, with the protein MASKPVVTQQVRGAAIAGGGGKQKIPLGIRNNRKALEDIGNLVTVPVIDGKPKQEFSRPLTRSFCAQLLANAQPDAAENIKKPAAKVVNGAVEKKGAVPAKPARKKVNTKPKPDIAREVSPEHKEDTRKEKIASQKTSRRKAQTLTAILTARSKAACGLVNKSSDPIINIDTADVDNHLAMVDYVEDLYKFYKLEENSSHIQDYMGMQPDINEKMRAIIVDWLIEVHCKFELRPETLYLTINTVDRFLSKKVIPRRELQLVGIGAMLIASKYEELWAPEVADFVSISDMAYTGEQILAMEKAILGKLEWNLTVPTPYVFLVRFIKAAMADQKEIQIENLAFFMAEIGLMNYVAIMYCPSMLAASAVYAARCTLNKSPFWNETLKFHSGFSETQLMDCAKLLAKFHSVALESKLKGAYKKYSNPDYGAVALLPPAKILLTG; encoded by the exons ATGGCATCAAAACCAGTTGTTACACAGCAAGTTAGAG GTGCAGCAATTGCCGGGGGAGGAGGCAAACAGAAGATTCCTTTGGGCATAAGAAATAACCGGAAAGCACTTGAAGATATTGGGAATTTGGTTACTGTTCCAGTCATCGATGGGAAACCAAAGCAAGAGTTCTCCCGTCCCCTAACGAG GAGTTTTTGTGCACAATTGCTTGCAAATGCACAACCTGATGCAGCAGAGAATATTAAG AAACCAGCTGCAAAAGTTGTTAATGGAGCAGTGGAGAAGAAAGGAGCTGTGCCAGCAAAGCCAGCTCGGAAGAAGGTCAATACAAAGCCAAAGCCTGATATAGCAAGGGAGGTAAGCCCAGAGCACAAAGAAGATACAAGAAAGGAGAAAATTGCAAGCCAGAAAACATCAAGGCGTAAAGCTCAGACCCTCACAGCAATCCTAACAGCTCGAAGCaag GCTGCTTGTGGTCTAGTCAATAAATCGAGTGATCCCATTATCAACATTGACACAGCAGATGTAGACAATCATCTAGCAATGGTTGACTATGTGGAAGATCTATACAAGTTTTACAAGCTTGAGGAG AATTCAAGTCACATTCAAGATTACATGGGCATGCAACCTGATATTAATGAGAAAATGAGAGCCATTATTGTGGACTGGTTGATAGAAGTTCACTGCAAATTTGAACTTAGACCAGAAACTCTTTATCTCACTATCAATACAGTTGATCGATTTCTTTCCAAGAAAGTAATCCCAAGGAGGGAACTGCAGTTAGTTGGAATAGGTGCCATGCTTATAGCCAGCAAATACGAGGAACTATGGGCTCCAGAG GTAGCCGACTTTGTCAGCATTTCAGACATGGCATACACTGGAGAACAGATTTTGGCCATGGAGAAGGCAATCTTAGGAAAGCTAGAATGGAACTTAACAGTGCCTACACCATATGTGTTTCTTGTTCGTTTTATTAAGGCTGCTATGGCTGATCAAAAGGAG aTTCAGATAGAGAATTTGGCCTTCTTTATGGCAGAGATAGGTCTGATGAATTATGTAGCAATAATGTATTGTCCATCCATGCTGGCTGCTTCAGCAGTTTATGCTGCAAGATGCACCCTGAACAAAAGCCCCTTTTGGAATGAAACTCTCAAATTCCACTCTGGATTCTCTGAAACACAATTGAT GGATTGTGCTAAGCTCTTGGCAAAATTCCACTCAGTCGCCCTAGAAAGCAAGTTAAAGGGAGCTTACAAGAAATATTCAAATCCTGATTATGGTGCTGTTGCTTTACTTCCTCCAGCCAAAATCCTTTTGACTGGATGA
- the LOC122657309 gene encoding G2/mitotic-specific cyclin S13-7-like isoform X2, whose protein sequence is MASKPVVTQQVRAIAGGGGKQKIPLGIRNNRKALEDIGNLVTVPVIDGKPKQEFSRPLTRSFCAQLLANAQPDAAENIKKPAAKVVNGAVEKKGAVPAKPARKKVNTKPKPDIAREVSPEHKEDTRKEKIASQKTSRRKAQTLTAILTARSKAACGLVNKSSDPIINIDTADVDNHLAMVDYVEDLYKFYKLEENSSHIQDYMGMQPDINEKMRAIIVDWLIEVHCKFELRPETLYLTINTVDRFLSKKVIPRRELQLVGIGAMLIASKYEELWAPEVADFVSISDMAYTGEQILAMEKAILGKLEWNLTVPTPYVFLVRFIKAAMADQKEIQIENLAFFMAEIGLMNYVAIMYCPSMLAASAVYAARCTLNKSPFWNETLKFHSGFSETQLMDCAKLLAKFHSVALESKLKGAYKKYSNPDYGAVALLPPAKILLTG, encoded by the exons ATGGCATCAAAACCAGTTGTTACACAGCAAGTTAGAG CAATTGCCGGGGGAGGAGGCAAACAGAAGATTCCTTTGGGCATAAGAAATAACCGGAAAGCACTTGAAGATATTGGGAATTTGGTTACTGTTCCAGTCATCGATGGGAAACCAAAGCAAGAGTTCTCCCGTCCCCTAACGAG GAGTTTTTGTGCACAATTGCTTGCAAATGCACAACCTGATGCAGCAGAGAATATTAAG AAACCAGCTGCAAAAGTTGTTAATGGAGCAGTGGAGAAGAAAGGAGCTGTGCCAGCAAAGCCAGCTCGGAAGAAGGTCAATACAAAGCCAAAGCCTGATATAGCAAGGGAGGTAAGCCCAGAGCACAAAGAAGATACAAGAAAGGAGAAAATTGCAAGCCAGAAAACATCAAGGCGTAAAGCTCAGACCCTCACAGCAATCCTAACAGCTCGAAGCaag GCTGCTTGTGGTCTAGTCAATAAATCGAGTGATCCCATTATCAACATTGACACAGCAGATGTAGACAATCATCTAGCAATGGTTGACTATGTGGAAGATCTATACAAGTTTTACAAGCTTGAGGAG AATTCAAGTCACATTCAAGATTACATGGGCATGCAACCTGATATTAATGAGAAAATGAGAGCCATTATTGTGGACTGGTTGATAGAAGTTCACTGCAAATTTGAACTTAGACCAGAAACTCTTTATCTCACTATCAATACAGTTGATCGATTTCTTTCCAAGAAAGTAATCCCAAGGAGGGAACTGCAGTTAGTTGGAATAGGTGCCATGCTTATAGCCAGCAAATACGAGGAACTATGGGCTCCAGAG GTAGCCGACTTTGTCAGCATTTCAGACATGGCATACACTGGAGAACAGATTTTGGCCATGGAGAAGGCAATCTTAGGAAAGCTAGAATGGAACTTAACAGTGCCTACACCATATGTGTTTCTTGTTCGTTTTATTAAGGCTGCTATGGCTGATCAAAAGGAG aTTCAGATAGAGAATTTGGCCTTCTTTATGGCAGAGATAGGTCTGATGAATTATGTAGCAATAATGTATTGTCCATCCATGCTGGCTGCTTCAGCAGTTTATGCTGCAAGATGCACCCTGAACAAAAGCCCCTTTTGGAATGAAACTCTCAAATTCCACTCTGGATTCTCTGAAACACAATTGAT GGATTGTGCTAAGCTCTTGGCAAAATTCCACTCAGTCGCCCTAGAAAGCAAGTTAAAGGGAGCTTACAAGAAATATTCAAATCCTGATTATGGTGCTGTTGCTTTACTTCCTCCAGCCAAAATCCTTTTGACTGGATGA
- the LOC122657309 gene encoding G2/mitotic-specific cyclin S13-7-like isoform X5, translating to MHNLMQQRILRKPAAKVVNGAVEKKGAVPAKPARKKVNTKPKPDIAREVSPEHKEDTRKEKIASQKTSRRKAQTLTAILTARSKAACGLVNKSSDPIINIDTADVDNHLAMVDYVEDLYKFYKLEENSSHIQDYMGMQPDINEKMRAIIVDWLIEVHCKFELRPETLYLTINTVDRFLSKKVIPRRELQLVGIGAMLIASKYEELWAPEVADFVSISDMAYTGEQILAMEKAILGKLEWNLTVPTPYVFLVRFIKAAMADQKEIQIENLAFFMAEIGLMNYVAIMYCPSMLAASAVYAARCTLNKSPFWNETLKFHSGFSETQLMDCAKLLAKFHSVALESKLKGAYKKYSNPDYGAVALLPPAKILLTG from the exons ATGCACAACCTGATGCAGCAGAGAATATTAAG GAAACCAGCTGCAAAAGTTGTTAATGGAGCAGTGGAGAAGAAAGGAGCTGTGCCAGCAAAGCCAGCTCGGAAGAAGGTCAATACAAAGCCAAAGCCTGATATAGCAAGGGAGGTAAGCCCAGAGCACAAAGAAGATACAAGAAAGGAGAAAATTGCAAGCCAGAAAACATCAAGGCGTAAAGCTCAGACCCTCACAGCAATCCTAACAGCTCGAAGCaag GCTGCTTGTGGTCTAGTCAATAAATCGAGTGATCCCATTATCAACATTGACACAGCAGATGTAGACAATCATCTAGCAATGGTTGACTATGTGGAAGATCTATACAAGTTTTACAAGCTTGAGGAG AATTCAAGTCACATTCAAGATTACATGGGCATGCAACCTGATATTAATGAGAAAATGAGAGCCATTATTGTGGACTGGTTGATAGAAGTTCACTGCAAATTTGAACTTAGACCAGAAACTCTTTATCTCACTATCAATACAGTTGATCGATTTCTTTCCAAGAAAGTAATCCCAAGGAGGGAACTGCAGTTAGTTGGAATAGGTGCCATGCTTATAGCCAGCAAATACGAGGAACTATGGGCTCCAGAG GTAGCCGACTTTGTCAGCATTTCAGACATGGCATACACTGGAGAACAGATTTTGGCCATGGAGAAGGCAATCTTAGGAAAGCTAGAATGGAACTTAACAGTGCCTACACCATATGTGTTTCTTGTTCGTTTTATTAAGGCTGCTATGGCTGATCAAAAGGAG aTTCAGATAGAGAATTTGGCCTTCTTTATGGCAGAGATAGGTCTGATGAATTATGTAGCAATAATGTATTGTCCATCCATGCTGGCTGCTTCAGCAGTTTATGCTGCAAGATGCACCCTGAACAAAAGCCCCTTTTGGAATGAAACTCTCAAATTCCACTCTGGATTCTCTGAAACACAATTGAT GGATTGTGCTAAGCTCTTGGCAAAATTCCACTCAGTCGCCCTAGAAAGCAAGTTAAAGGGAGCTTACAAGAAATATTCAAATCCTGATTATGGTGCTGTTGCTTTACTTCCTCCAGCCAAAATCCTTTTGACTGGATGA